In Negativicutes bacterium, a single window of DNA contains:
- the leuD gene encoding 3-isopropylmalate dehydratase small subunit — protein sequence MILEGKVWRYGDNVDTDVIIPARYLNTADPKELAAHCMEDIDESFAKNVKPGDIIVADKNFGCGSSREHAPVAIKASGVPIVIADSFARIFYRNAINIGLPLLEIGEAVSKFKAGDKIRIDVSNGTVENLNTGESFKAQPLPGFIQDIAKLGGLINYVKEANNG from the coding sequence ATGATATTAGAAGGTAAAGTTTGGCGTTATGGCGATAATGTTGATACAGATGTAATTATTCCGGCTCGTTATTTGAATACTGCTGATCCAAAAGAATTGGCAGCTCATTGTATGGAAGATATTGATGAGTCGTTTGCAAAAAATGTTAAACCTGGTGATATTATTGTTGCTGATAAAAATTTTGGTTGCGGTTCATCACGCGAACATGCTCCGGTAGCGATTAAAGCTAGTGGAGTGCCAATTGTTATTGCCGATAGTTTTGCGAGAATTTTTTATCGTAATGCGATTAATATTGGATTACCGTTATTGGAAATTGGTGAGGCTGTTAGTAAATTTAAAGCAGGCGATAAAATTCGTATTGATGTGTCAAATGGAACAGTAGAAAATTTAAATACCGGTGAAAGCTTTAAGGCACAACCGTTACCAGGCTTTATACAAGATATTGCAAAGCTTGGCGGATTAATTAATTATGTTAAGGAGGCTAACAATGGCTAA
- a CDS encoding 2-isopropylmalate synthase translates to MTDKIKIFDTTLRDGEQMPGVCLDENEKLEIAQALAKMKVDTIEAGFPFASQADFRAVALISEKITDVTVAALARASQKDIDVARQALEKAKNPCIHTYIATSDIHLQHKLKMTRAQVLLHAQEAVRYAKQFVENVEFSAEDAARSDWDFLCQVYSSVISAGATTINVPDTVGYATPAEFGALIKYIRENVVGIEKAIISVHCHDDLSMAVANSLAGVYNGAMQVECTINGLGERAGNASMEAIVMALNTRKDYYKKATCIDTKQIYRTAKMVSTLTGVMIAPNKAIVGDNAFSHESGIHQQGILNNALTYEIMNPESIGVSRNAIVLGKHSGKHAFEERIIHLGYELDEDSIEKLFVQFKELADRKKTIFDRDIEALITAKKNEIKEYYQLISHNVLSGNKTTSTASVQLRYGTKELEEASCGDGPVDAVFKAIKKAVNIGDINLKDYQLKAITSGHDALGEATVWIEKDGKIYSGRGLSTDVIEASVRAYIIAINKIVAAKDIKERKFQGGI, encoded by the coding sequence ATGACCGATAAAATTAAAATTTTTGATACGACATTGCGCGATGGTGAGCAAATGCCGGGTGTCTGTTTAGATGAAAATGAAAAATTGGAAATAGCCCAAGCCTTAGCAAAAATGAAAGTTGATACTATTGAAGCCGGGTTTCCATTTGCTTCACAAGCAGATTTTAGAGCAGTAGCCTTAATTTCTGAAAAAATAACCGATGTTACAGTGGCAGCATTAGCAAGAGCCAGTCAAAAAGATATAGATGTGGCTAGACAAGCTTTAGAAAAGGCTAAAAATCCTTGTATTCATACTTATATTGCAACCAGTGATATTCATTTGCAACATAAGCTAAAGATGACTAGAGCTCAAGTGTTATTGCATGCTCAAGAAGCAGTACGTTACGCTAAGCAATTTGTAGAAAATGTAGAGTTTTCGGCAGAAGATGCAGCACGGTCTGATTGGGATTTTTTATGTCAGGTTTATAGCTCAGTGATATCAGCTGGTGCTACGACTATTAATGTGCCTGATACTGTTGGCTATGCGACGCCGGCTGAGTTTGGGGCATTGATAAAGTACATCAGAGAAAATGTGGTTGGGATTGAAAAAGCAATTATCAGTGTGCATTGTCATGACGATTTATCAATGGCTGTAGCAAACTCTTTGGCAGGAGTTTATAATGGAGCAATGCAAGTTGAATGTACGATTAATGGTTTGGGTGAAAGAGCTGGTAATGCGAGTATGGAAGCTATTGTCATGGCACTAAATACCCGTAAGGATTATTATAAAAAAGCGACTTGTATTGATACTAAACAGATTTATCGTACAGCTAAAATGGTCAGCACTTTAACCGGAGTAATGATAGCACCTAATAAGGCGATTGTGGGTGATAATGCCTTTTCACACGAATCAGGTATTCATCAGCAAGGAATATTAAATAATGCCTTAACTTATGAAATAATGAACCCGGAGAGTATTGGGGTTAGTCGTAATGCTATTGTTTTGGGTAAACATTCCGGAAAACATGCTTTTGAAGAGCGAATTATCCATTTAGGTTATGAATTAGATGAAGACAGCATTGAAAAATTGTTTGTCCAATTTAAAGAATTAGCGGATCGGAAAAAAACTATTTTTGACCGCGATATTGAGGCATTAATTACTGCCAAAAAAAATGAAATAAAAGAATATTATCAGTTGATAAGTCATAATGTATTAAGCGGTAACAAAACTACCTCTACGGCCTCAGTGCAGTTGCGATACGGCACAAAAGAGCTAGAAGAAGCCAGTTGTGGTGATGGTCCGGTTGATGCGGTCTTTAAAGCGATTAAAAAAGCTGTTAATATTGGTGATATAAATTTAAAAGATTATCAATTAAAAGCAATTACATCTGGACATGATGCTTTGGGTGAAGCAACGGTTTGGATTGAAAAAGACGGCAAGATTTATAGTGGCAGAGGTTTAAGTACTGATGTGATAGAGGCGAGTGTTAGAGCTTATATCATTGCTATTAATAAAATTGTTGCAGCAAAAGATATTAAAGAGCGAAAATTTCAAGGGGGTATATAA
- the leuC gene encoding 3-isopropylmalate dehydratase large subunit — MGMNMTEKIFARHAGLDKVVPGQLIKCKLDLVLGNDITSPPAITEFNKIGKPVFDKNKIALVPDHFTPNKDIKSAQMAKIVREFARKHEIVNYFEVGQMGIEHVILPEKGLVAPGDLIIGADSHTCTYGAVGAFATGVGSTDMGAAMATGETWFKVPAAIKVELTGKMPQYVTGKDVILTLIGMIGVDGARYQSLEFCGDGIANLSMTDRLTIANMAIEAGAKNGIFPVDDITKAYIKDRVTKPYEIVEADADAKYDSVVKINLAELLPVVALPHLPENVKNVKDIAEIKIDQVVIGSCTNGRIEDLQQAAEVMQGKAVHRDVRAIIIPGSQAVYLEAVKLGYIETFINAGAIVSTPTCGPCLGGYMGILAAGERAVATTNRNFRGRMGHVDSEVYLAGPYVAAASAILGKIALPEEVK; from the coding sequence ATGGGAATGAATATGACTGAAAAAATATTTGCACGTCATGCCGGTTTGGACAAAGTTGTTCCGGGCCAATTGATTAAGTGTAAACTGGATTTAGTTCTTGGAAATGATATTACTTCACCACCGGCTATTACTGAATTTAACAAAATAGGTAAACCTGTTTTTGATAAAAATAAAATTGCGTTAGTGCCGGATCATTTTACACCTAATAAAGATATAAAATCAGCCCAAATGGCTAAAATAGTTCGTGAGTTTGCCCGTAAACATGAAATTGTAAATTACTTTGAAGTTGGGCAAATGGGAATTGAACATGTTATTTTACCGGAGAAGGGTTTAGTTGCACCGGGAGATCTTATTATTGGGGCGGATTCTCATACTTGTACTTATGGTGCAGTAGGTGCTTTTGCTACTGGCGTAGGTTCTACTGATATGGGAGCAGCGATGGCAACCGGTGAGACTTGGTTTAAAGTTCCGGCGGCGATAAAAGTTGAATTGACTGGTAAAATGCCACAGTATGTAACCGGTAAGGATGTAATTTTGACGCTAATTGGGATGATTGGTGTTGATGGTGCGCGTTATCAATCGCTGGAGTTCTGTGGTGATGGTATTGCAAATTTAAGTATGACAGACCGTTTAACAATTGCTAACATGGCAATTGAAGCTGGTGCGAAAAATGGGATCTTCCCAGTTGATGATATTACTAAAGCTTATATTAAAGATAGAGTGACCAAACCTTATGAAATCGTGGAAGCTGATGCTGATGCAAAATACGATAGTGTTGTAAAAATTAATTTGGCAGAATTATTGCCGGTAGTGGCGCTACCTCATTTACCTGAAAATGTTAAAAACGTAAAAGACATTGCTGAAATTAAAATAGATCAAGTTGTTATTGGTTCTTGTACTAATGGTCGTATTGAAGATTTACAGCAAGCGGCAGAAGTTATGCAGGGGAAAGCTGTGCATCGTGATGTTAGAGCAATCATTATTCCGGGAAGCCAAGCTGTTTATTTAGAAGCAGTTAAATTGGGCTATATTGAAACTTTTATTAATGCGGGTGCTATTGTCAGCACGCCGACTTGTGGACCATGTCTTGGTGGTTATATGGGAATATTGGCAGCCGGAGAAAGAGCGGTAGCAACTACTAACCGTAATTTCAGAGGTCGTATGGGTCATGTTGATAGTGAAGTTTATTTAGCAGGTCCTTATGTAGCGGCAGCAAGTGCTATTTTGGGCAAAATTGCTCTTCCGGAGGAGGTAAAATAA
- the ilvC gene encoding ketol-acid reductoisomerase — MAKMYYEQDANWELMQGKTVAIIGYGSQGHAHALNLKDSGVNVIVGLYEGSKSRAKAEEAGLKVATVAEAVKAADLTMILIPDEKQAQVYKQDIEPNLKANSALVFAHGFNIHFQQIVAPANVDVFMVAPKGPGHLVRRVFTEGGGVPCVMAVHQDATGNAKDLALAYAKGIGGARAGVLTTTFKEETETDLFGEQAVLCGGCSELIKAGFETLVEAGYQPEIAYFECLHEMKLIVDLMYEGGMANMRYSISDTAEYGDYMIGPRVVTDETRAEMRKVLSEIQNGIFARNWILENQANRPEFLARRRRGAEHQIEVVGKELRSMMTWLNKK, encoded by the coding sequence ATGGCAAAGATGTATTATGAACAAGATGCAAATTGGGAGCTTATGCAAGGTAAAACTGTAGCGATCATTGGTTATGGTAGCCAAGGTCACGCACATGCTCTTAACTTAAAAGACAGTGGTGTGAATGTAATAGTTGGTCTTTATGAAGGTAGTAAATCAAGAGCTAAAGCTGAAGAAGCTGGCTTGAAAGTAGCAACTGTTGCTGAGGCGGTTAAAGCTGCTGACTTAACAATGATTCTTATCCCTGATGAAAAACAAGCTCAAGTTTACAAACAAGATATTGAGCCAAACTTAAAAGCTAACAGTGCATTAGTATTTGCTCATGGTTTTAACATTCATTTCCAACAAATCGTTGCACCGGCAAATGTTGACGTATTCATGGTAGCACCTAAAGGTCCTGGACATTTAGTGCGTCGTGTATTCACTGAAGGTGGTGGAGTACCATGTGTAATGGCTGTTCATCAAGATGCAACTGGTAATGCAAAAGACTTAGCACTTGCTTATGCTAAAGGTATTGGTGGAGCTAGAGCAGGCGTACTTACTACTACTTTCAAAGAAGAAACTGAAACTGATTTATTTGGTGAGCAAGCAGTATTATGTGGTGGTTGTTCCGAACTTATCAAAGCAGGTTTTGAAACATTAGTAGAAGCTGGTTACCAACCAGAAATCGCTTACTTTGAGTGTTTACATGAAATGAAATTAATCGTTGATTTAATGTATGAAGGCGGAATGGCTAACATGCGTTATTCTATCAGTGACACTGCTGAATATGGCGATTATATGATTGGACCACGTGTTGTAACTGATGAAACACGTGCTGAAATGAGAAAAGTGTTAAGCGAAATCCAAAATGGTATTTTCGCAAGAAATTGGATCTTGGAAAACCAAGCTAACCGTCCTGAATTTTTAGCTAGAAGACGTAGAGGGGCAGAGCATCAAATTGAAGTAGTGGGTAAAGAATTACGTTCAATGATGACTTGGTTAAATAAAAAATAA
- the leuB gene encoding 3-isopropylmalate dehydrogenase, whose protein sequence is MAKNIVVIPGDGIGEEITAAAVQVLEKISQKHSLNLEFAKHHAGGAAIDLYGEPLPKSTIDAAKQADAVLLGAVGGYKWDNVAPHLRPEKAILGLRKELGLYANLRPVKVPATLAEYSPLKPEIVSDIDIVIVRELTGGIYFGEKCESEQRDGVECAWDVEIYSEPEVERIMKIACETAQKRSGKIVSVDKANVLASSRLWRKTVAKVVADYSDVAVSNMYVDNCAMQLALNPKSFDVIVTSNLFGDILSDEAAVLGGSIGMMPSASLGDGTGLYEPIHGSAPDIAGQGIANPIGTILSGAMLLRYSLNEEAAALDIEKAVESVLAEGYRTADLYREGLKKVSTTEMAALITAKI, encoded by the coding sequence ATGGCTAAAAACATAGTTGTTATTCCTGGTGATGGTATTGGTGAAGAAATTACCGCTGCCGCAGTTCAAGTTTTAGAAAAAATTTCTCAAAAACATTCTTTGAATTTGGAATTTGCGAAACATCATGCCGGCGGTGCGGCGATTGATTTATATGGTGAACCATTACCTAAAAGCACGATTGATGCTGCTAAACAAGCTGATGCAGTATTGTTGGGAGCTGTGGGTGGTTATAAATGGGATAATGTTGCTCCACATTTAAGACCGGAAAAAGCAATCTTAGGATTGAGAAAAGAATTAGGATTATATGCGAATTTGCGCCCGGTAAAAGTTCCGGCAACTTTAGCAGAATATTCTCCTTTAAAACCGGAAATTGTTAGCGATATTGACATTGTTATTGTTAGAGAGCTAACCGGTGGAATTTATTTTGGCGAGAAATGTGAATCAGAACAACGCGACGGTGTTGAATGTGCTTGGGATGTTGAAATATACAGTGAGCCGGAAGTAGAGCGAATTATGAAAATAGCTTGTGAAACTGCACAAAAACGTTCCGGCAAAATTGTATCAGTTGATAAAGCTAATGTTTTAGCATCATCTAGATTATGGCGGAAAACTGTGGCTAAAGTAGTAGCAGATTACAGTGATGTAGCTGTTAGCAATATGTATGTTGACAATTGTGCAATGCAACTTGCTTTAAATCCTAAAAGTTTTGATGTTATAGTTACTAGTAATTTGTTTGGCGATATTTTAAGTGATGAGGCGGCAGTGCTTGGTGGTTCAATCGGCATGATGCCATCAGCTAGCTTAGGTGATGGGACAGGTCTATATGAACCTATTCATGGCTCTGCTCCGGATATAGCTGGACAGGGGATTGCTAATCCAATCGGTACTATCTTATCAGGTGCGATGTTGCTTCGTTATTCGTTAAATGAAGAAGCGGCAGCACTTGACATTGAAAAAGCCGTAGAGAGCGTCTTAGCAGAAGGATATCGTACTGCTGATTTGTATCGTGAAGGTTTGAAAAAAGTTTCAACGACAGAAATGGCTGCTTTGATTACTGCAAAGATTTAA